In Anaerobacillus isosaccharinicus, one genomic interval encodes:
- a CDS encoding DUF6431 domain-containing protein: MIKIHDFGIGLVEYGERGKKNDFPLFDECPNCKCLAHGNLHRNGYYWRYGITEEETSYIPICRLRCLGCKVNISILPDFLIPYFQHTVKTVLDRVNQILQNKRVNGSRQLLRFYLCRYLKCINWIHTFFISLGEISGKSGDIKKEAIKYMKMIHDFGESPFLRRSQGHLAKYLMAN; the protein is encoded by the coding sequence ATGATTAAAATTCATGACTTCGGAATTGGGTTGGTTGAGTATGGGGAAAGAGGAAAGAAGAATGATTTTCCATTGTTTGATGAATGTCCTAATTGTAAATGTCTAGCTCATGGGAACCTACATCGAAATGGGTATTATTGGAGGTATGGAATAACTGAAGAAGAGACATCATATATTCCCATTTGCCGTCTTAGATGTCTAGGGTGCAAAGTGAATATTTCTATTCTACCAGATTTTCTAATACCGTATTTCCAGCATACCGTCAAAACCGTATTGGATCGCGTTAATCAGATTCTACAAAACAAGAGAGTAAATGGCAGCCGTCAATTGTTGAGATTTTATCTTTGTCGATATTTAAAATGCATTAATTGGATTCATACATTCTTTATTAGTTTGGGGGAGATTAGTGGAAAGTCGGGGGATATAAAAAAAGAGGCCATAAAATATATGAAAATGATCCATGATTTTGGCGAATCACCCTTCTTACGAAGGTCACAGGGTCACTTAGCAAAATACCTTATGGCAAATTAA
- a CDS encoding GNAT family N-acetyltransferase codes for MNRKDFDVMVKWLNDQDVLEFYEEAPSNLDLVTKKYGPRVEGEHYVVPCIVEYKNEPIGYIQFYEIRVDELEKYGYPIMLTGTLNLLKVY; via the coding sequence ATGAATCGTAAAGATTTTGATGTAATGGTTAAATGGCTCAATGATCAGGACGTATTGGAGTTTTACGAAGAAGCACCATCAAATTTAGATCTAGTGACAAAAAAATATGGACCAAGAGTTGAAGGAGAACATTATGTAGTTCCATGTATAGTAGAATACAAAAATGAACCAATTGGATATATACAATTTTATGAGATACGAGTAGATGAACTAGAAAAATACGGCTATCCAATAATGTTAACGGGCACATTAAATCTTCTAAAAGTCTATTGA
- a CDS encoding vWA domain-containing protein, whose translation MKQSLTEIIFLLDRSGSMGGLEKNTINGFNAFIESQSQVDGETTVTAVLFDDEYEILWNGIDAKKVTLTNKEYYVRGSTALLDAVGKTILDVGYRLSKTTEDERPGKVIFVITTDGMENSSREFTYEKIKDLIKHQQEKYNWEFIFLGANIDATIEAGNIGIDISNAYNFEASETGVETMYNMVCDAVFEKRMSKNEK comes from the coding sequence ATGAAGCAGAGTTTAACAGAAATTATATTTTTACTTGATCGAAGTGGTTCGATGGGAGGACTTGAAAAAAACACGATTAATGGGTTTAACGCTTTTATTGAAAGTCAAAGCCAAGTTGACGGAGAAACTACTGTCACAGCAGTTCTTTTTGATGATGAGTATGAGATTTTATGGAATGGGATTGACGCAAAAAAAGTAACGTTAACCAACAAGGAGTATTACGTTAGGGGATCTACAGCACTTCTAGATGCGGTAGGAAAAACGATCTTAGATGTTGGCTATCGGTTATCAAAAACTACTGAGGATGAACGGCCTGGTAAAGTTATTTTTGTGATTACAACAGATGGTATGGAAAATAGCAGTCGTGAATTTACTTATGAAAAAATAAAAGATTTGATTAAGCATCAGCAGGAGAAATATAATTGGGAGTTTATCTTTCTTGGTGCTAATATTGACGCTACGATAGAAGCTGGAAACATCGGAATTGATATTAGCAATGCTTACAACTTTGAAGCCTCAGAAACTGGTGTTGAAACAATGTACAATATGGTATGTGACGCTGTCTTTGAGAAGAGGATGAGTAAAAATGAAAAGTAG
- a CDS encoding methyl-accepting chemotaxis protein, whose protein sequence is MNNRNNMNLKCFLFVLIPMLLLVFSSFIIAHRGLELMMSAILMALLALFFTTMIVVLFSKYITKPLAIVSNQLKDIADGNLSIDPMVKNSGEIGMLALSSNQMVQSLRIMVEHLGSTSSLLATSAEELNLSTEQTSLATQQVAASIEHVVRGSEAQLEEIHLGQDVLKDVNKTIMEILSSVENATTLVQETLRLASDGSTEVRKSTEQMKVIEGKISNLEKLINNLGERSANISKVANLITAIADQTNLLSLNAAIEAARAGEHGKGFAVVADEVRKLAEQSSLSAKEIGNSINIIEGDINEVMTSMTEGIREVSTGRELVNTVGTKFSSIHKSVTDVAHRTEAVYKATKQMTDSNALSETVRKTKEFAMMNAAATQEVSAQTEEQLAIVQEIQASAGALAKLAADLERYTYQFKVE, encoded by the coding sequence TTGAATAACAGAAACAATATGAACTTAAAATGTTTTTTGTTTGTGCTAATACCAATGTTACTTTTAGTTTTTTCTAGTTTCATAATTGCCCATCGTGGTTTAGAACTTATGATGTCTGCAATTTTAATGGCACTATTAGCCTTATTTTTCACAACGATGATTGTCGTTCTTTTTTCAAAATACATAACAAAGCCACTTGCGATTGTATCTAATCAATTAAAAGATATTGCAGATGGTAACTTATCCATTGACCCTATGGTAAAAAATAGTGGTGAAATCGGGATGCTAGCTTTATCAAGTAACCAAATGGTTCAATCGCTTCGTATAATGGTTGAGCATTTAGGAAGTACAAGCTCACTTTTAGCCACTTCTGCTGAGGAATTGAACTTAAGTACTGAACAAACCTCTCTTGCAACTCAACAAGTTGCAGCAAGTATTGAACATGTCGTGAGAGGCTCCGAGGCACAATTAGAAGAAATTCATCTTGGCCAAGATGTTTTAAAAGATGTAAATAAAACAATAATGGAAATTTTATCGAGTGTTGAAAATGCGACAACCCTAGTTCAGGAAACACTACGGTTAGCATCAGACGGTTCAACGGAAGTGCGTAAATCTACAGAACAAATGAAGGTCATAGAAGGAAAGATTAGTAATCTAGAAAAGTTAATAAATAATCTTGGCGAGCGTTCCGCAAACATTTCCAAAGTAGCTAACCTCATTACGGCTATTGCTGACCAAACAAACCTTTTATCCCTAAATGCTGCTATTGAAGCTGCAAGAGCTGGTGAGCACGGCAAAGGATTTGCGGTTGTAGCTGATGAAGTCCGGAAGTTAGCAGAGCAATCATCTTTATCTGCAAAAGAGATAGGAAATTCAATCAATATCATTGAAGGGGATATAAATGAGGTTATGACTTCAATGACGGAAGGAATCAGAGAGGTTTCTACTGGTAGAGAATTAGTCAACACGGTAGGTACTAAGTTTTCATCGATTCATAAATCGGTTACAGATGTCGCTCATCGAACTGAAGCTGTTTATAAGGCAACAAAACAAATGACTGATAGCAACGCTTTATCTGAAACAGTTAGAAAAACCAAAGAGTTTGCCATGATGAATGCAGCAGCAACTCAAGAGGTAAGTGCACAAACAGAAGAGCAGTTAGCTATTGTTCAAGAGATTCAAGCATCTGCTGGAGCACTTGCTAAATTAGCTGCTGATTTAGAGAGATATACATATCAATTTAAAGTGGAGTAA
- a CDS encoding DUF421 domain-containing protein has protein sequence MEKELKPKWGENLNTNYYHLSLELIVGFFALFLVTKLLGKTQITQLTPFDFVSALVLGELIGNAIYNKEIGLRYVLYAIGLWGTFIYLLEWITQKYKNTRSILEGNPAIVIRNGKLDRHELKKSKLDINQLQHLLRDKGIFSMREVEYAILEANGTVNALRKSQYDKPTNRDFNKKPQPVYMPIALISDGEVLFDNLQQAGYDEQWLQRQLDAKGIVKPDQVFFAEWLEGDSLYVSTYI, from the coding sequence ATGGAAAAAGAGCTTAAACCAAAGTGGGGAGAAAACTTGAATACAAATTATTATCATCTATCATTAGAACTTATTGTCGGATTTTTTGCTTTGTTTCTTGTAACAAAATTATTAGGAAAAACACAAATTACGCAACTAACCCCCTTCGACTTTGTTTCAGCACTTGTCCTTGGAGAGTTAATTGGTAACGCGATTTATAATAAAGAAATCGGTCTTCGTTATGTTCTTTATGCAATTGGGCTATGGGGAACATTTATCTACCTGTTAGAATGGATTACACAAAAATATAAAAACACAAGATCTATCTTAGAAGGAAATCCAGCGATTGTCATCCGTAATGGGAAACTCGATCGCCATGAATTAAAGAAAAGTAAACTAGATATCAATCAATTACAACATTTGCTACGGGATAAGGGTATATTTTCAATGCGTGAAGTGGAATATGCCATCTTAGAAGCGAATGGGACCGTAAATGCTCTAAGAAAATCACAATATGATAAACCAACAAATAGAGATTTTAATAAGAAGCCTCAGCCTGTCTATATGCCAATTGCTTTAATTAGTGACGGCGAAGTATTGTTTGACAATTTACAACAAGCAGGGTATGACGAACAGTGGCTGCAACGTCAGCTAGATGCAAAAGGAATTGTCAAACCTGATCAAGTCTTTTTTGCCGAATGGCTTGAAGGTGACAGCTTGTATGTTAGCACGTATATATAG
- a CDS encoding glutamine--tRNA ligase/YqeY domain fusion protein — protein sequence MFTNHFLTKIVEEDVKKDVFKRPICTRFPPEPNGYLHISNAYAIHTSYMIAEQFGGKFHLRFDDTNPLKEDVEYVNSIIEDINWLGYSPGENIFYGSDYSSEIFGSALTLIKKGKAFVCDLSPEEMKEYRGTLTEGGTDSPNRNRSIEENIELFLKMKNGEFPTSSKVLRAKIDMNSPNINLRDPVLYRIIHADHYRTGNEWCIYPMYDFAHPIQDAIEGVTHSLCSIEFKDHRPLYEWVLNQLDLPEPPKQREFGRLNLTGVVTSKRYLRELVSGSFVDGWDDPRLPTVRGLRRRGYTPEAIRHFIEEIGLAKHQTVVDMGMLEHAIRNDLKPKVKSVMAVLNPLKVVITNYPDGESEFLPVKNNSENAELGSREVPFSNIVYIEKTDFMEVAEPGFKRLTLGSEVRLMGAYFIKCNEVVKDLNGEIIELRCTYDPETKSGTGYNGRKVKGTIHWVSAAHALKVDVHLYNKLIEDDENLNDKNKTWDEKINPDSLIILRDALVEPSIKEAKLEDKFQFLRHGYFCIDTKYTIGEKLVLNRIVSLKDSWKK from the coding sequence ATGTTCACTAATCACTTTTTAACAAAAATTGTAGAAGAAGATGTCAAGAAAGATGTGTTTAAGAGACCGATTTGCACTCGATTTCCGCCAGAGCCGAATGGGTACTTGCATATCAGTAATGCTTACGCAATCCATACAAGCTATATGATCGCCGAACAATTTGGTGGCAAGTTTCATCTTCGTTTTGATGATACAAATCCTCTTAAAGAAGATGTGGAGTATGTAAATTCGATTATTGAAGACATCAACTGGCTAGGGTATAGTCCTGGTGAAAATATATTTTACGGCTCAGATTATTCGAGTGAAATCTTTGGGAGTGCGCTAACACTCATCAAAAAAGGAAAGGCCTTTGTTTGCGATTTGTCACCAGAAGAAATGAAAGAATATCGTGGCACATTGACAGAGGGTGGGACAGATAGTCCGAATCGCAATCGTTCTATAGAAGAAAACATTGAGTTATTTTTGAAAATGAAAAATGGTGAGTTTCCCACTTCATCTAAAGTTCTTCGGGCAAAAATTGATATGAATTCACCAAACATCAACTTACGTGATCCTGTTTTGTATCGAATTATTCATGCCGACCATTATCGAACTGGAAATGAATGGTGCATTTATCCTATGTATGATTTTGCCCATCCAATCCAAGATGCGATTGAAGGAGTTACCCATTCATTATGTTCAATTGAATTTAAAGATCATCGACCTTTATATGAATGGGTTTTAAATCAGTTAGATCTTCCTGAGCCACCAAAACAAAGGGAATTTGGCCGGTTAAATTTAACAGGTGTAGTGACAAGTAAACGCTACTTACGTGAATTAGTAAGTGGAAGCTTTGTAGATGGTTGGGATGACCCACGCTTACCTACAGTTCGTGGCTTACGAAGAAGAGGTTATACACCTGAGGCGATACGTCATTTTATTGAGGAAATCGGTTTAGCTAAACACCAAACAGTAGTCGATATGGGGATGCTTGAGCATGCCATAAGAAATGATCTGAAACCAAAAGTGAAGAGTGTCATGGCTGTTTTAAATCCACTTAAAGTTGTCATCACGAATTATCCAGATGGGGAAAGCGAATTTCTTCCGGTTAAGAATAATAGTGAAAATGCCGAGTTAGGGAGTAGAGAAGTTCCTTTTTCAAACATTGTTTATATTGAAAAAACTGATTTCATGGAAGTGGCTGAACCAGGATTTAAACGATTAACTCTTGGCAGCGAAGTTCGTTTAATGGGAGCTTATTTTATAAAGTGCAATGAGGTGGTGAAAGACTTAAACGGTGAGATCATTGAACTCCGCTGTACGTATGATCCAGAAACGAAAAGTGGAACTGGGTATAATGGGCGCAAAGTAAAAGGAACCATTCACTGGGTATCAGCAGCTCATGCACTGAAAGTAGATGTTCACTTGTACAACAAGTTGATTGAAGATGATGAGAATTTAAACGATAAAAATAAAACGTGGGATGAAAAAATTAATCCTGACTCGTTAATAATACTCAGAGATGCTCTTGTTGAACCTTCAATAAAAGAAGCAAAGCTAGAGGATAAATTTCAATTTTTACGCCATGGGTATTTCTGTATAGATACAAAATATACAATAGGTGAAAAACTAGTTTTAAACCGAATTGTCTCATTAAAAGATTCGTGGAAGAAATGA
- a CDS encoding CBO0543 family protein has product MNFQFEKRILRILLISGLILLPISLGGRNYKKWVIIFLLNSYANSFIAPILAKKNYLKYPVRFFSKFYQSSIIYDYFLCSLVSVWYCRISHQDKWPKAFLKVWLLALPQAIVEMWLEKNTSLIKYNKGWTWIHSLLTITVAKLSVRNLIPLINLYDEKIKAETTKKFSKETNTDKDNMPLNRKLKSLKETIKVY; this is encoded by the coding sequence TTGAACTTTCAATTTGAAAAAAGAATTCTAAGAATTTTATTAATCTCTGGTCTTATTTTATTGCCAATTTCATTAGGAGGGCGAAATTATAAAAAATGGGTCATCATTTTTTTACTAAATTCTTATGCTAACTCATTTATTGCCCCTATTTTAGCGAAAAAGAACTATTTAAAATACCCAGTACGTTTTTTTTCAAAGTTTTACCAAAGTAGCATCATCTATGATTACTTTCTCTGTTCGTTAGTGTCTGTATGGTATTGTCGAATCTCACATCAAGATAAGTGGCCAAAAGCATTTCTAAAAGTCTGGCTTCTTGCTCTACCCCAAGCAATTGTCGAAATGTGGTTAGAAAAAAATACGAGCCTAATTAAATACAATAAAGGGTGGACATGGATTCATTCATTACTAACAATAACAGTTGCTAAATTATCTGTTAGAAATTTAATTCCACTGATCAATTTATATGACGAAAAAATTAAGGCCGAAACAACAAAGAAGTTTTCTAAAGAGACTAACACAGACAAAGATAACATGCCTTTAAATAGAAAACTCAAAAGCCTTAAGGAAACTATTAAGGTTTATTAG
- a CDS encoding GNAT family N-acetyltransferase, whose translation MKVRKQFYNRKNDYEKVFQLLIDTYQQGGKFCNWHPSRWEYMHFHSYYQDEFSEKSGVWEVDGKIVAIVHNELGEGEAFFTVHPDHTYLKPEMLAHAEEYLFKVEDGKKKLRVYGNDFDYELNELFLNNQFVRNEENLQYNTICFFDRIKPFPTIKLPEGFALRSLEENNDLVKVDRVQHRGFNHEGEPPEDGVKGRELMQSAPNFRKDLTIAVESPDGMFVSYVGMWLCQEKKVAYVEPVCTDPDFRNMGLGKAAVLESVRRCAELGAQEVIVESSLPIYLSSGFVPSFIRYPWDKKY comes from the coding sequence ATGAAAGTGAGAAAACAATTTTACAACCGAAAGAATGATTATGAAAAAGTGTTTCAATTGTTAATTGATACTTATCAACAAGGTGGGAAGTTCTGTAACTGGCACCCATCAAGGTGGGAGTATATGCATTTTCACTCGTATTATCAAGATGAATTTTCCGAGAAAAGTGGGGTTTGGGAGGTAGATGGCAAGATTGTTGCGATTGTTCACAATGAACTTGGTGAAGGAGAAGCATTTTTCACCGTTCATCCAGACCATACTTACTTAAAACCTGAAATGCTCGCCCATGCAGAAGAATATCTTTTTAAAGTAGAGGATGGCAAGAAGAAGCTGAGAGTATATGGGAACGACTTTGACTATGAATTGAATGAGTTATTTTTGAACAATCAATTTGTTAGGAACGAGGAAAACCTTCAGTACAACACGATTTGTTTTTTTGATAGGATAAAGCCTTTTCCAACTATTAAGTTGCCTGAAGGTTTTGCTCTTCGAAGTCTAGAAGAGAATAATGATCTAGTTAAAGTTGATCGTGTTCAACATAGAGGGTTTAATCATGAGGGAGAGCCACCAGAAGATGGGGTAAAGGGGAGAGAATTGATGCAATCGGCCCCTAATTTTCGTAAAGATCTTACCATTGCGGTTGAATCTCCTGATGGAATGTTTGTATCTTATGTTGGAATGTGGCTATGCCAAGAGAAAAAGGTAGCTTACGTAGAACCGGTTTGCACAGACCCAGACTTTCGGAATATGGGTCTAGGAAAAGCGGCTGTTTTAGAGAGTGTTCGCCGTTGTGCTGAACTAGGTGCACAGGAAGTAATTGTTGAATCTTCACTTCCGATTTATTTATCATCAGGGTTTGTGCCAAGTTTTATTCGTTATCCATGGGATAAGAAGTACTAA
- the modA gene encoding molybdate ABC transporter substrate-binding protein, which produces MKLRNVKLIIVGFLLFGFVALGCANKPENVELNIAAAAGLSLAFTEVGKAFEEETGIKATFSFGSTGQLADQIENGAPFDIFAAADKSFIEQLDEKELIISNTKTIYALGRIGIATRVDNPSKIESMDELLNPEFVKVAIANPDHAPYGLAAKQALEAEGLWDAIESKLVFGRNIADTLTYLETGNAEVAFISLSLAKNDQVNFTLIDEKLHAPLEQMITVTKRTKHEKEAQDFINFISGPIGRPIMESFGYKVVSK; this is translated from the coding sequence ATGAAATTACGAAACGTTAAATTGATAATTGTAGGCTTTTTACTGTTTGGTTTTGTTGCATTAGGGTGTGCAAATAAACCAGAAAATGTTGAACTAAACATCGCCGCTGCTGCAGGTTTAAGCCTTGCCTTTACTGAGGTTGGAAAGGCTTTTGAGGAAGAAACCGGAATTAAAGCAACGTTTTCTTTTGGTTCGACTGGACAGCTGGCTGATCAAATCGAAAATGGTGCTCCCTTTGACATTTTTGCAGCCGCAGACAAATCGTTTATTGAGCAATTAGATGAAAAAGAATTGATCATTAGTAATACAAAAACTATTTATGCTTTAGGGCGGATTGGGATTGCCACTAGAGTTGATAACCCTTCTAAAATTGAATCGATGGACGAATTACTAAATCCGGAGTTTGTAAAAGTTGCAATTGCCAATCCAGATCATGCCCCTTATGGATTAGCAGCAAAGCAAGCGTTAGAGGCTGAAGGTCTATGGGACGCGATTGAAAGTAAACTAGTTTTTGGTCGAAACATTGCTGATACACTGACTTATCTTGAAACCGGAAATGCTGAAGTAGCATTTATTTCCCTTTCGTTAGCTAAAAATGATCAAGTAAACTTCACTTTAATTGATGAAAAACTGCATGCTCCACTAGAACAAATGATAACAGTTACTAAACGAACAAAGCATGAGAAAGAAGCTCAAGATTTTATCAACTTCATTTCTGGTCCTATTGGAAGACCGATTATGGAGAGTTTTGGATATAAAGTAGTCTCAAAATAA
- a CDS encoding DUF2207 domain-containing protein, with protein sequence MGKRFIAFITVLVFFLLPTQVFAVDYSITDVEIDAKLQSNGDVFVKETHTYAFKGEFGGIIRELIPKQGTDIVQFEAFEGNTELKIETNKFEHRIHRSGKDETIVVELYYVIQNGVDVYPDVAEFYWPFFDRSNESMYENLVVTVIPPESTKNVIAFGYDEAYEKEVVQQDGSVKYKFGTVPRKTNGDIRVAYEPSLFTEATITSNKPMRDEIVAAKQQLLDDAIAFEETREALANIAYFLIPIFSFILLLLFVRNWLQAKTKREAINRELDLNRYVPEQVLSMPTTIFYSYYQQLTPELIAATLLDLVRKGHVKTLEDHRFRLVNRKDLQEHETIFIEWLFDEMGHDGEFSFNDLTAYTKKKKNHEKYQSYYTKISQALRNEIKEADLYKKSGKYRWMIALSSLILLPFLVLFIAYDLIGAFVPTLFLFFTTIIYAIAYHPKTWVGAKITYEWRTFRKRFKNIPTNAWQALTEDEKMRAFIFCLGIKEKSLQKKNETLIKAFKSPVIGTGHDPSYAYSIDPSLLLIAAAVSTNFKRANTTTAESGSGSSSSGGGGGGVGGGGGGSGAF encoded by the coding sequence ATGGGAAAAAGATTTATAGCTTTTATAACTGTACTAGTTTTTTTTCTTCTACCAACTCAAGTATTTGCCGTTGATTACTCAATAACAGACGTTGAAATTGATGCAAAGCTGCAAAGTAATGGAGATGTTTTCGTTAAAGAAACACATACGTATGCGTTCAAAGGTGAGTTTGGTGGCATTATTCGAGAGCTAATTCCAAAACAAGGAACGGATATCGTTCAGTTTGAAGCATTTGAAGGCAATACCGAATTAAAAATTGAAACTAATAAATTTGAACATCGGATTCATCGGTCAGGAAAAGACGAGACAATTGTTGTCGAACTTTACTATGTAATTCAAAACGGAGTTGACGTGTACCCAGATGTTGCTGAATTTTATTGGCCTTTTTTTGATCGAAGCAATGAGTCAATGTATGAAAATTTAGTCGTTACTGTTATTCCACCTGAGTCAACAAAAAATGTCATTGCCTTTGGTTATGACGAAGCATATGAAAAGGAAGTCGTCCAACAAGATGGCTCAGTTAAATACAAATTTGGAACTGTTCCAAGAAAGACGAACGGTGATATTCGGGTCGCCTATGAACCAAGCTTATTTACAGAAGCAACGATAACTTCAAATAAACCAATGCGAGATGAAATAGTCGCTGCAAAACAGCAGTTATTAGATGATGCGATTGCTTTTGAAGAAACTAGGGAGGCTTTAGCGAATATTGCTTACTTTTTAATCCCTATCTTTAGTTTCATTCTTCTCTTGCTATTCGTTCGTAATTGGCTTCAAGCAAAAACGAAAAGAGAAGCCATTAACCGAGAACTTGATTTAAACCGATATGTACCAGAACAAGTTTTGTCGATGCCTACAACGATTTTTTACTCATACTATCAACAACTTACACCTGAGTTAATTGCAGCGACATTACTCGATTTAGTTCGCAAGGGTCATGTAAAGACGTTAGAAGATCATCGTTTTCGATTAGTAAATCGTAAAGATCTACAAGAGCATGAAACAATTTTTATCGAGTGGTTATTTGATGAAATGGGTCACGATGGTGAATTTAGTTTTAATGACTTAACTGCGTATACGAAGAAAAAGAAAAATCATGAAAAGTATCAGTCTTACTATACTAAAATAAGTCAGGCACTTCGTAACGAAATAAAAGAGGCAGATCTTTATAAAAAAAGTGGTAAGTATCGGTGGATGATTGCCTTATCAAGTTTAATTTTGTTACCGTTTCTAGTTTTATTTATCGCATACGATCTCATAGGTGCGTTTGTGCCCACACTGTTTTTATTCTTTACGACTATTATTTATGCGATTGCTTATCACCCAAAAACGTGGGTGGGGGCAAAAATCACCTATGAATGGCGGACCTTTAGGAAACGGTTTAAAAACATTCCAACAAATGCTTGGCAAGCCTTAACCGAAGATGAAAAAATGCGAGCATTTATCTTTTGCCTCGGTATTAAGGAAAAGAGTTTGCAAAAGAAAAATGAAACGTTAATCAAAGCTTTTAAGTCACCAGTAATTGGAACTGGCCATGATCCAAGTTATGCTTATTCCATCGATCCATCACTACTCCTAATTGCTGCTGCAGTTTCAACAAATTTTAAAAGGGCTAACACAACCACCGCTGAGTCGGGAAGCGGTTCTTCTTCATCTGGTGGAGGAGGTGGTGGAGTTGGTGGCGGTGGTGGCGGTTCAGGAGCTTTCTAA
- a CDS encoding glycine C-acetyltransferase encodes MAKVLDSFLKENLDDLKSKGLFNVIDPLQSANGPMIKVSGKQLINLSSNNYLGLATDNRLKEVALKAIEEFGVGAGAVRTINGTLELHTALEDKIAEFKHTEAAIAYQSGFNCNMAAISAVMDKNDAILSDELNHASIIDGCRLSKAKIIRVKHSDMDDLRAKAKEAVECGLYNKIMVITDGVFSMDGDIAKLPEIVQIAEEFDLITYVDDAHGSGVLGKGAGTVKHFGLSDKVDFQIGTLSKAIGVVGGYVAGKKELIEWLKVRSRPFLFSTALPPADIAACKKAIEILMESTELHDRLWENGDYLKKGLKELGFNIGDSETPITPCIIGEEKLTQQFSRRLFEEGVYAKSIVFPTVPQGTGRVRNMPTAAHTKEMLDQAIAIYERVGKELGVI; translated from the coding sequence GTGGCAAAAGTTCTAGACAGTTTCTTAAAAGAAAACCTTGATGATTTAAAATCAAAAGGATTATTTAACGTCATCGATCCCCTACAAAGTGCTAATGGACCAATGATAAAAGTTAGTGGAAAACAATTAATAAACTTATCTTCAAACAATTACTTAGGTTTAGCAACCGATAACCGTTTAAAAGAAGTGGCATTAAAAGCCATCGAAGAGTTCGGCGTTGGTGCTGGTGCTGTTCGAACAATCAATGGGACGTTAGAGCTTCACACTGCTCTAGAAGATAAAATTGCTGAATTCAAACATACAGAAGCTGCAATTGCTTATCAATCAGGATTCAATTGTAATATGGCTGCTATTTCAGCTGTCATGGATAAAAACGATGCCATTCTTTCTGATGAGTTAAATCACGCTTCAATCATTGACGGCTGCCGTCTTTCAAAAGCAAAGATCATCCGTGTGAAACACTCTGATATGGATGATTTACGTGCAAAAGCTAAAGAAGCCGTAGAATGTGGTCTTTACAACAAAATTATGGTCATCACTGATGGTGTTTTTTCAATGGATGGCGATATTGCAAAATTACCTGAAATCGTTCAAATTGCTGAAGAATTTGATTTAATTACGTATGTTGACGATGCTCACGGTTCTGGTGTTTTAGGAAAAGGCGCAGGTACTGTGAAGCACTTTGGCCTTTCAGATAAGGTTGATTTCCAAATTGGAACTCTTTCAAAAGCCATTGGTGTAGTTGGTGGTTATGTAGCAGGTAAAAAAGAATTGATTGAATGGTTAAAAGTAAGAAGCAGACCGTTCCTATTCTCTACTGCCCTACCTCCAGCAGATATTGCTGCTTGTAAGAAAGCGATTGAAATTTTAATGGAAAGCACTGAACTTCACGACCGTCTTTGGGAAAACGGGGACTACTTAAAGAAAGGCTTAAAAGAGCTTGGCTTTAATATTGGTGATAGTGAAACACCGATTACACCTTGTATCATCGGCGAAGAGAAATTAACACAGCAATTCAGTCGTCGACTTTTCGAAGAAGGCGTTTATGCAAAATCAATCGTCTTCCCTACCGTTCCTCAAGGAACAGGGCGCGTCCGCAACATGCCAACAGCCGCACATACAAAGGAAATGCTTGATCAAGCAATTGCTATTTATGAAAGAGTCGGTAAAGAATTAGGGGTTATCTAA